In Stigmatopora argus isolate UIUO_Sarg chromosome 24, RoL_Sarg_1.0, whole genome shotgun sequence, the DNA window TTGATGTAAGAATGAATTCTGATGTCTACCAGCACATTTTGAAGGAGAACCCAGCCCTCAGTTCATGCGCTcaaaccccgcaaccctttcgaggatgggcggtatggaagatgaatgaatttccttggtttgtctctgtgtcatactaaatttggtttgatttttaaaacctttgtgtgtgataaatatgcaaaaaacccAGCAATAAGGAAGGGAGCAGATACTTTTTCAATgcactgtatatttttttcttaagttgCCTAATAAGTACGCACAGTTACAGTCACCTGCACACAtataataaaaagcaaaaaacaaaaaaaagccccaCTCCAACTCCCAAAAATATTCAGCTTTGATAATTAATGAGTCTTTTGGGTTCATTAAGAACATGGTTGTTGTTCAATAAGAAAATAATAGAAATTGCCTAATAATGTTGTACTTCCTGTATAGTATATTGATAGTTAATTATTAACCAGCCCTAATATCAAACATATTTGATACTTTCTTCGAGGcaagatgagaaaaaaagactGCAAAATCACTCCTTTTACACTATTGAAATGGGACTGCGCTGAGTCCATTATGACTGAAAAAATTCCTTTTGACTTGCACTGTTTAGTTTAGAATGTGAAAACCTTCGTGTGACACCAACATTATATAAAAGGGTTGACATTGTTTTTCACTCAGATGTTCAAGTACTTTGCTTTTAAGGATGTTTTCACAAACTTACATAATCTTCAAATTTAGTGATCTCTTCCTCCAACATATCTGTCCCAACCTTGTCATCTTCCACCACACATGAGATCTGGAGCTTCTTGATACCGTAACCCACTGGAATCAGTTTAGACATCCCCCATAAAAGACCGTCGGCTTGCACTGAACGCACACACTCCTCCAGCTTCACCATGTCTGTTTCGTCATCCCACTTAAACAAAGAGAAGGACACATTGTAACCAGCACAccaaaaggtaaaaaaagattataaaaGACCTTCAGAGTTGATAACAGAAAAGCATGCAATGGGCTTTCTTACTGGCTTCACATCCAGTAGGAGTGAGGACTTTGCaatgtaattcatttttttggcctTTTTCTCAGCATAATCTTTCAGCCGCTGCTCTTTAAGTTTCTCTGCCTCTTCGTCATCTTCGCCACTACCAAACAAGTCtacatcatcatcttcattcaCCTGTTCTACAGGACCGCTGCTCTGGTGTATGGTAGTTCCCTAAATACATTGTAAAGAGATATTCTTTACAAGGCACTAAAGTAGCAACAAACAGTTGAAATAAACTCTCTAAGCACTCACATTTGCATAGGGGACTGAAGGTGTGCGAGCTGGTGCTACAGATGCAGTGGATTTCTCCAAAACTCTTACTCGGCATTCAAGCTTGGAAAGTGATGCTCTCAGGTCTTCCACAACTAAAGACACAGAACCAGGGTTTAAGGACGAtctgaaacattttaaatatgtgGAATAACTTGTTCATATTCATGCAAACTGAACAAAATTGAACACTTATCCCACAACTTGTATTAAATGATATTTTAGCAAAAAATCAGCTTTTCTGCTCGTCTTTCAATGCCACACCGCATTAATGCAGTAATTGAGGCAAAATGAGGGCCGACAAAGTATTGAGCGCTGTACAAGCTCATACTTTGCATGTTCATACTTTTCAGTTGGCCAGCATttctaaaaatctttttttgccattggccttaatattctatttttattttttttaattttagttttcattAGTTGTTACTGAAAAGAAATAAACGCTTGAAATATATATCTGTCAATGTggtatacatttatataatgACGGAGTACAGAATTGTTATGAGTATTTGGACCACatatcgtatttactcgcatataagcctcttttgtcggacaaaaaattatgactgaattgagggtacggcttatatgcgcataaaaacacgacatgcaaaaaaaactgcaaattatcGGCGCCACGACCCGATGACATCacttcaagatggcgccgttgcgTTGGCGCGAGACGTCAcgaatgcggccgatactttcatttatttcaaaatagagaaaagataaacagataaaacgctaaacaaaatttatttcgacgtctatgaatgaaattcaagaaaaaaaacgtacatattttgcataaaatgtgaaaaaactcattcccgtcactgctcgctcggggcacggccatcttattgtagttaaacgtgctcagactggccagacCTGATTTCACTTACTtgtctgctattgctcgctcggggcgccaCCATGTTACCGTAGGCATGTGCTCTgaccgtagcgtttaccatATCAGCACACCAccatagttaaggctgatcgaaggtcttgcggtcgatcgtcaaaatataaaccttgatgcctgcgtaatgtgtatgctattattgcacccagagacttgtgcttacgttacttcctttttgaatttgtctacgtgcaaacaacaccctccctttcggaacacagaaaggaaatgattctacatttgtgattatgaaagaaaaacaaaattccactttgatttttttttctttttatatttcgacattagaagcaatttgctCGCCACATCTTAaatttctggtaagaaaattgtaatttatgtcattaaaaagcatcgggttctAATCAAtatacttatttgttttttcaaattgaataatttgatattttgcatttacaaacaggcatattaacttccttatggtattgtccctaataatgtgcttttgattcatacagtatctcataagtaccacatgtgatgatttttcttaagattttccgttCAAAGTAAtgcatttgtactccttattaaaaccatgaatatgcaggtgaaaattgggaatccggggcggcttatatgcgagaaattgtaaaatctcAAGGCAACtttgagggtgcggcttatacgcgcgggcggcttatatgcgagtaaatatggtaatcaTTTTTATGCATTGTCTGATCCCAGCTGTAAAGGCTTGAACACCCACTACCAATTAAGAACACTAGGTAATGTGCATCTCTGTAAAGAGAATAGGTGTGGTATAATGACATCAACACCTTATATCATGTGTGCATACCTATGAGGCAACTTCCTTTTCTTTGGCAAAATGGGTCAGAAGAGGGACTTGACAGAttccaaaatgtcaaaaatagtgtAAAACTCTCTTAACTGGCCGTGATCTGAGAAAAGTCAAGCATTCAGTTGCAAAGATGCCACTTGCCACCGGTTTTGCCATATTTCAGAGCTGCAACATCAGTGGAGTGCCCAAAAGCACAAGACGTGCAATACACAAAGACATGGCCATGGTAAGAAAGGCTGAAAAATGACCAccacagaacaacaacacaCAAGCTGAGGCATCAAGACTTGGCCAAGAAATATCTCAAGACTGATTTTTGTAACGTTTTATGGACTGAGGAAATGAGAGTGAGTCTTGAAGGGCCGTATGGATAGGCCCGTGGCTGGATCGGTAAATGGTAAAGCAAAGAGAGCTCCAGTCCGACTCAGATGCCGGCAAGGTGGAGGTGGGGTGCTGGTATGGGCTGGTATCATCAAAGATGAGCTTTTCGGATTGAGTCAAGCTCAACTCCCAGTCCTGCTGCCAGTTTCTGGAAAACATGACTTTATCCACAActcactcgtaaacgaacaaacaacgAAAATGACGTGTAATCCAAGCTTTAGAATTAGCGCGCCACATcacttgtatgttttttttcttgatgttgtgtctcttgaaggcacgcgggttctccgcattgtacaccagtaacggcttaattttacagtcaccgctcgcattagcacacaacgctagcgttaagcagtccttcataggtttgtgtcccggtaatgccttctcctctgccacgatgaatgtccgcctgggcatctttttccaaaaaagaccagtttcatcgcagttgaaaacttgctgggggatgtaactttcctgggtgataatcaaggcaaatgtcttgataaattccaccgcggctttcgaattggaactcgccgcttccccgtgtcggaTTACCGAGACTtttttttcgaaccagccataactcgctttaaagggttctgaagttgttgaaggctctcctttcgttgttatcaaatccatgtaaataccgctggctttttcacatatggttgactcggtcacgctatctcctgctaattgtttttcttttatccacaataaaaaaaggttctccatctcgtcgtgaatgtcactgcaccggtgggaaattatagttagtccctTGGAAgacctcttctccttaattgcgtccttctgcttaaggatggtggatatagttgacggattcctctcgtattgccgagcgagctcggtaacacgtaccccactctcatatttttcaattattttgcgattcatgtccattgtcaacggtcgccttttctttgcaaaactctgccgatccatcgtattgtttacctggtatgtaaatgtagaatggggggaaaaagcgaTTGTGGAAAtacaaagtccgcccagtgctcgtagatatattttatacacgaaagagatgcaaacgcatcacgaaattttgatcgtatctcgggcgaattattcgatcgaagtTTCCGTCGAAAGACGAgaatgttgtatgacgagcggtcgtatgacgaggtacgactgtatattacttctcgctggctgttcataagaacatcaggggcactggctctctcccgcaactctctcgtgtaatgtctctggtcgcaactacctctttgtaatgtctctggtcgcaactacctctttgtaatgtctctgctcacaactccctctttgtaatgtctctggtcgcaactccctctttgtaatgtctctgcgagccctagggggagcgttgcattttttcagtgtttttcccccccttagcctgttagctctcgttggcggagcgatcgctaattcaagactacttctcgttggcaagcggtcgtgcgttatcctattgtgaggacatttgtgtgcatcattttcggaatatttttaagggaatacaaactcaaacaaccctcaatattgactgaaagtcagtgtggaggcggtgcaaacagagccaacccggccgggagaaatgtataaaaatttaaaacaaaattagaattaagtttagtgtaaggttagattaaatttattattattcattattcagtgtgtctgcatcgtaatccaagttcatttaaatttgtttatgttatattatgattcaccggtgcaaaaaatctcgaggtaccactgtacttgtgaTTTGTGCGCCAACTTAACTCCGGTGGAATTTGAAACCCTAACATTTGTAGACTTTAGATTCATGTactcatatttttggaatgtaaaGATACAGGTTGTAAACTACATATACTGTACGTTTTCTTAATCATACCTCCATTTAAGCTTTTGTTTTCCAGCTCCAGGGTCTTGATTCGCAAAATCAGTTCTTTATCACCTGCGCTGCCGCTGCATGTGCTCTATCACAGTAGAAACAGAAGATGCCAATTTGATCATCCGTGGGAATTTTTTGGTGAACTTTAATATTTTGGGTTTGAGATAACAAATAGGACAGGAGCTATATTGTTTTAGCTGTCTTGAATTTTTTGAATTgcttagaaaataaatacaatttaaagcAATGATACAATGATTGTACGGTTTGAACACAGCATTATTTCACAACACCTACTCAAATTGAGCTGTTCGAATCAAAATCACAGAATCGTACCAATTGTAATCCAATGAAGTGAGTTGATTTCAATTCCTACACTTTAAAAGCATACTGTATCTCTTCTCATGTATCGAACGTTCTTCAGTGGCAAGAGGCACCTACCTGGGTAGGTAGGTAGACACCAAATTCATAATTTTAAAGAGTcttgaaatattttcaatatattttactttttgaaaGAAGTGACTTAAAATTTTACACCAGTTGCCCTTTCTGACGCAACCATGGCCACCACAATGGCAGCGAACCAGTCAGGCCACTGCACCATCACCGGGTCAAGATCTGACTTGTATAGTTATGCAATATCTGTATATGCACAGTGGCCTtatatttttctcaaaataaaagtacaaaaaaaggatACTTACACCTGCTAGTGACTTCTGAATATTTTCTCGGGCC includes these proteins:
- the eef1db gene encoding eukaryotic translation elongation factor 1 delta b (guanine nucleotide exchange protein) isoform X2; this encodes MPKPGSHVPVPTGSLVAPVPKPQTRIPVPKPQTRVSVPASPPVSPSRSHAPVFLCRLVSQLFLPLSCRSQEAASPVTLRAPGMRGSAAFRASRDAGANAILQDIARARENIQKSLAGSTCSGSAGDKELILRIKTLELENKSLNGVVEDLRASLSKLECRVRVLEKSTASVAPARTPSVPYANGTTIHQSSGPVEQWDDETDMVKLEECVRSVQADGLLWGMSKLIPVGYGIKKLQISCVVEDDKVGTDMLEEEITKFEDYVQSVDVAAFNKI
- the eef1db gene encoding eukaryotic translation elongation factor 1 delta b (guanine nucleotide exchange protein) isoform X3 — its product is MSTVNLLAQEKIWFEKTRYDEAERRFFEHVNNSQSTQAFSDAGANAILQDIARARENIQKSLAGSTCSGSAGDKELILRIKTLELENKSLNGVVEDLRASLSKLECRVRVLEKSTASVAPARTPSVPYANGTTIHQSSGPVEQVNEDDDVDLFGSGEDDEEAEKLKEQRLKDYAEKKAKKMNYIAKSSLLLDVKPWDDETDMVKLEECVRSVQADGLLWGMSKLIPVGYGIKKLQISCVVEDDKVGTDMLEEEITKFEDYVQSVDVAAFNKI
- the eef1db gene encoding eukaryotic translation elongation factor 1 delta b (guanine nucleotide exchange protein) isoform X1; this encodes MPKPGSHVPVPTGSLVAPVPKPQTRIPVPKPQTRVSVPASPPVSPSRSHAPVFLCRLVSQLFLPLSCRSQEAASPVTLRAPGMRGSAAFRASRDAGANAILQDIARARENIQKSLAGSTCSGSAGDKELILRIKTLELENKSLNGVVEDLRASLSKLECRVRVLEKSTASVAPARTPSVPYANGTTIHQSSGPVEQVNEDDDVDLFGSGEDDEEAEKLKEQRLKDYAEKKAKKMNYIAKSSLLLDVKPWDDETDMVKLEECVRSVQADGLLWGMSKLIPVGYGIKKLQISCVVEDDKVGTDMLEEEITKFEDYVQSVDVAAFNKI
- the eef1db gene encoding eukaryotic translation elongation factor 1 delta b (guanine nucleotide exchange protein) isoform X4, which gives rise to MNHHVVASGEAQDAGANAILQDIARARENIQKSLAGSTCSGSAGDKELILRIKTLELENKSLNGVVEDLRASLSKLECRVRVLEKSTASVAPARTPSVPYANGTTIHQSSGPVEQVNEDDDVDLFGSGEDDEEAEKLKEQRLKDYAEKKAKKMNYIAKSSLLLDVKPWDDETDMVKLEECVRSVQADGLLWGMSKLIPVGYGIKKLQISCVVEDDKVGTDMLEEEITKFEDYVQSVDVAAFNKI